The Populus nigra chromosome 19, ddPopNigr1.1, whole genome shotgun sequence genome includes a window with the following:
- the LOC133680307 gene encoding GTPase LSG1-2, which yields MGKNQKTGLGRALVKHHNQMIQESKEKGRFYKSQHKKVLESFTDVTEIDAVMEQVEEGDLFSSSSSVHHPVPNLLINLDTGSGVSDMTAEEKREKQKKEEALHASSLRVPRRPPWNAGMSVEELDANEKQAFLTWRRSLASLEENENLVLTPFEKNLDIWRQLWRVLERSDLLVMVVDARDPLFYRCPDLEAYAREIDEHKRTLLLVNKADLLPFSVRQKWADYFRHLGILFLFWSAKAATAVLEGKILQGPWNEQATLQEMDDPDTKIYGRDELLARLQSEAETIVRIRSKSVSSGSGPSNFQSSGGNFAGNSAPKHVVVGFVGYPNVGKSSTINALVGQKRTGVTSTPGKTKHFQTLIMSEKLTLCDCPGLVFPSFSSSRYEMIASGVLPIDRMTEHREAVQVVANRVPRRVIEDVYKINLPKPKPYEPQSRPPLASELLRTYCASRGYVASSGLPDETRAARQILKDYIDGKLTHHEIPPGISDEEGSDQDDAGPSFSETHQSDSSDTGNPAEYDGKNTPALEHVLDDLNSFDMANGLAHKKVTVKKPSASASASHKHHKKPQKKKDRSWRIENDGGDGMPVVRVFQKSVNTGPLKTG from the exons ATGGGAAAGAACCAGAAAACAGGACTTGGAAGAGCACTAGTAAAGCACCACAATCAAATGattcaagaatccaaagaaAAAGGCCGGTTTTACAAATCACAACACAAGAAAGTTCTCGAATCCTTCACTGATGTCACTGAAATAGACGCCGTCATGGAACAAGTCGAAGAAGGAGACcttttctcctcctcttcctccgtCCACCATCCCGTCCCCAACCTCCTCATCAACCT GGACACGGGGTCTGGAGTGAGTGATATGACGgcagaagagaagagagagaagcagAAGAAAGAGGAGGCGTTGCATGCTAGTAGTCTTCGAGTTCCTCGCAG GCCGCCGTGGAATGCTGGAATGTCGGTGGAAGAGCTAGATGCTAATGAAAAGCAAGCTTTTTTAACCTGGCGGCGGAGTCTTGCTAG CCTTGAGGAGAATGAGAACCTTGTTCTTACTCCATTTGAGAAGAACCTGGATATATGGAGACAGCTTTGGCGAGTGCTTGAACGCAGTGATTTG CTGGTAATGGTTGTTGATGCACGAGACCCCTTGTTCTACCGCTGCCCTGATCTTGAG GCATATGCACGGGAGATTGATGAACACAAAAGGACCCTACTCCTTGTAAACAAGGCTGATCTTTTACCTTTTTCAGTCAG GCAGAAATGGGCAGATTATTTTCGCCATCTTGGGATTCTGTTTCTATTCTGGTCAGCCAAGGCTGCTACTGCAGTTCTTGAGGGGAAAATACTACAGGGCCCCTGGAATGAACAAGCTACCCTGCAAGAGATGGATGACCCTGATACAAAAATTTATGGAAGGGATGAGCTTTTGGCCCGTTTACAGTCTGAGGCAGAAACAATAGTCAGAATCAGGAGCAAATCAGTCTCCAGTGGCTCAGGCCCATCTAATTTTCAGTCTTCTGGCGGAAATTTTGCAGGCAATTCAGCTCCCAAGCATGTGGTAGTGGGTTTTGTTGGGTATCCGAATGTGGGTAAAAGCTCCACAATCAATGCCTTGGTGGGCCAGAAGCGAACAGGAGTCACCTCTACTCCGGGGAAGACAAAGCATTTCCAAACACTCATAATGTCTGAGAAGTTGACCTTATGTGATTGCCCAGGATTAGTTTTCCCTTCCTTTTCAAGCTCGAGATATGAAATGATTGCTTCAGGGGTGTTGCCAATTGATCGAATGACAGAGCACAGGGAGGCTGTGCAGGTTGTAGCAAACCGAGTTCCAAGGCGTGTCATTGAGGATGTCTACAAAATAAACCTGCCAAAACCTAAGCCATACGAGCCTCAGTCCCGGCCTCCTTTGGCATCAGAATTATTGAGGACATATTGTGCTTCTCGAGGTTATGTAGCATCCAGTGGATTGCCTGATGAAACCAGAGCTGCCCGTCAAATTCTGAAGGATTACATCGATGGGAAGCTAACTCATCATGAGATTCCCCCGGGAATATCTGATGAGGAAGGAAGCGATCAAGATGATGCGGGGCCCAGCTTTTCCGAAACACACCAGTCAGATTCATCTGATACTGGAAACCCAGCTGAATATGATGGCAAAAATACACCTGCCCTTGAGCATGTGCTGGATGATCTTAATTCATTTGACATGGCCAATGGACTTGCTCACAAGAAGGTTACCGTTAAGAAGCCAAGTGCCTCAGCCTCAGCCTCGCACAAGCATCACAAGAAGCCTCAGAAGAAAAAGGATCGATCATGGAGGATTGAAAATGATGGTGGTGATGGAATGCCGGTTGTAAGAGTCTTCCAGAAATCGGTGAACACAGGTCCTCTCAAGACTGGGTAA